The following proteins are co-located in the Candidatus Poribacteria bacterium genome:
- a CDS encoding long-chain fatty acid--CoA ligase, which yields MTLISLLEHSIQHYGSQPSLAHKPKGGTYQDISYTELGESVDAFSKGLTALGVQKGDRVALLSENRPEWAITDFGSLKAGAVTVPMFSTLTAAQVGYILKDSGSKIICVSTSRQLEKVIAIRDEVPTLEQIIVFDPLESEPPAGVIQFEAVCELEGQGQGIGVRNPSHASEDDIATIIYTSGTTGDPKGVMLTHANFISNLEACRSLIEVNAADVLLSFLPLSHVFERLGGHYVPLFSGAKVAYAESTFTVAQNMREVAPTVMLSVPRLYETMHDRILRAVQEGSPIKQKIFHWGVSVGSSVSSAIQKGKKPSAILQLQQNIADKLVFAKLKAATGGRLRFFVSGGAALPQSIAEFFHAAGILILEGYGLTETSPVISMNHPAQWKFGTVGVPVPGVEVHIAEDGEILTRGPHVMKGYFNNESATAEVIDEEGWFYTGDIGIIDEDGFVKITDRKKNIIVLSNGKNVAPQPIESELVQSPFIDQIMLVGNERKNLAALIVPNFDALKAWATENDIATGRTDGDTPPLHETREVQQLVQGEIRSRLTDFADFEQVRRFTLLDKEFSQEADEMTPTLKLKRNVIIERYGDRIEEMYPEDA from the coding sequence ATGACACTGATATCTCTGTTAGAACATTCAATCCAGCACTATGGTAGTCAACCGTCATTGGCACATAAACCGAAAGGTGGCACCTATCAAGACATCTCTTATACCGAACTCGGTGAATCGGTGGACGCTTTTAGTAAAGGATTAACCGCCTTAGGGGTGCAAAAGGGCGATCGGGTCGCGCTTCTCTCCGAGAACCGTCCTGAATGGGCAATCACGGATTTTGGGAGTCTCAAAGCCGGTGCGGTAACCGTACCGATGTTTTCAACGCTAACCGCGGCACAGGTTGGCTATATCCTAAAAGATTCTGGGTCGAAAATTATCTGCGTCTCCACGAGTCGGCAGTTGGAGAAGGTAATCGCTATTCGAGACGAAGTGCCGACGCTTGAACAGATAATTGTCTTTGACCCACTTGAGAGTGAGCCCCCAGCGGGTGTTATCCAATTCGAGGCAGTCTGTGAACTGGAAGGGCAGGGACAAGGAATCGGGGTTAGAAACCCCTCCCACGCGAGCGAAGACGACATCGCAACGATTATCTATACTTCGGGGACAACAGGAGATCCGAAAGGCGTGATGCTGACGCATGCGAATTTCATCTCAAATTTAGAGGCGTGTAGATCACTTATCGAGGTCAACGCTGCAGATGTGCTGTTATCGTTCCTGCCGCTATCGCATGTATTTGAACGGCTCGGCGGGCATTACGTGCCGTTGTTTTCCGGGGCGAAGGTGGCTTATGCGGAGAGCACGTTCACGGTCGCACAGAACATGCGGGAGGTCGCACCGACAGTGATGCTCAGTGTACCGAGACTCTATGAAACCATGCATGACAGAATTCTGCGCGCCGTGCAAGAAGGTTCACCGATCAAACAGAAGATTTTCCACTGGGGTGTCTCCGTCGGTTCCTCCGTGAGTTCCGCGATTCAGAAGGGGAAAAAGCCGTCTGCGATTTTGCAATTACAGCAGAACATCGCCGACAAACTGGTCTTCGCGAAATTGAAGGCGGCGACAGGGGGACGGCTCCGTTTTTTCGTTTCTGGTGGCGCGGCATTACCCCAATCGATTGCCGAATTTTTCCATGCGGCGGGGATACTGATTCTGGAGGGATATGGATTAACGGAAACCTCACCCGTTATTAGTATGAACCATCCGGCACAATGGAAGTTCGGAACTGTTGGCGTGCCTGTCCCTGGAGTGGAGGTGCACATCGCTGAAGACGGTGAGATTTTGACCCGCGGTCCACACGTTATGAAGGGCTATTTTAACAACGAATCCGCGACTGCAGAGGTCATCGACGAAGAGGGCTGGTTTTACACGGGCGACATCGGCATCATTGATGAGGACGGGTTCGTTAAGATCACGGATCGGAAGAAGAATATCATCGTGCTTTCTAACGGTAAGAACGTTGCACCGCAACCGATAGAGAGTGAATTGGTGCAAAGTCCCTTTATCGACCAGATTATGTTGGTCGGCAACGAACGTAAAAACCTCGCGGCACTGATTGTGCCAAATTTTGACGCCCTCAAGGCGTGGGCAACAGAGAATGACATCGCTACGGGAAGGACGGACGGGGATACCCCGCCCCTACATGAGACGCGCGAGGTGCAGCAACTCGTTCAAGGCGAAATCCGGAGCCGTTTGACCGATTTTGCTGACTTTGAACAGGTGCGACGGTTCACACTGCTCGATAAGGAGTTTTCCCAAGAAGCGGATGAGATGACACCGACGCTCAAGCTGAAGCGGAACGTCATTATAGAGCGATACGGGGATAGGATTGAGGAGATGTATCCTGAGGACGCTTAA
- a CDS encoding AAA family ATPase codes for MYDKKNRKTTGPNPDGNDLFIEDDEELEEELMPEADPMSSGYSLQLIHHIIADTPVDDRRRRWLMELRRSILNDEGEFQERVRSIQQEALRIHAEMEEQIEKLTAPANRIGTLLGLPKEDIARVIVGGSEYYANIDTELKASDLKKGFSVLLNDAFVVVGELGYNDAGPIAKIADVMPDGRLRIGQEPNAQSVILERSTDLVDAKLKPGDEVRIDSNFRVAVEHIAAKETDAYALEAVPNIPWSKVGGLEETIQRIKDTIELPILHPELFERFQYNAPKGFLLHGPPGCGKTLIGKATAYNLTQRLRRESGEDVEGCFLHIKGPEILNMWLGESERKVREIFQIAREKKEDGKLAFVFIDEAESILGTRRALRSHSISNTLVPMFCAEMDGIESLQDVVIILATNRPDLIDPAILRPGRIDRKIKVTRPDAEAAKDIFRIYLTPELPIASLLDGNNDAEIGEGETPPEVIPAEKAVADLIAQVVDEMFREDEDNRFLEVSLRSGRRDILYKGHLCSGAIIESIVQRAKESALKRAIQNPEKESGITRADLLDALAAEYRESEIFPPTEATEDWLKLLDYDPANVVKVTPIKAEKQERRKASGSRVI; via the coding sequence ATGTACGATAAGAAGAATCGTAAAACCACTGGTCCAAACCCTGATGGGAACGACCTGTTTATTGAAGATGACGAGGAACTTGAAGAGGAACTCATGCCCGAAGCAGATCCGATGAGTTCTGGCTATTCGTTGCAGTTAATTCACCACATTATTGCCGACACCCCCGTAGATGACCGGCGCCGTCGCTGGCTCATGGAACTCCGTCGCTCCATCCTTAATGATGAAGGCGAATTTCAGGAGAGGGTCCGCTCAATTCAGCAGGAGGCACTCCGCATCCACGCCGAGATGGAGGAGCAGATTGAGAAGCTCACCGCACCCGCGAATCGGATCGGAACCTTACTCGGATTACCCAAAGAGGACATTGCACGCGTCATCGTCGGTGGCTCCGAATACTATGCGAATATTGATACTGAACTCAAAGCGTCCGACCTTAAAAAAGGGTTTAGTGTGCTGTTAAACGACGCTTTTGTCGTTGTCGGTGAACTCGGATACAATGATGCCGGTCCTATTGCAAAGATAGCCGATGTCATGCCGGATGGACGGCTCCGTATCGGTCAAGAACCCAATGCGCAGTCTGTTATCCTTGAACGCTCCACAGACCTCGTAGATGCGAAATTGAAGCCCGGTGATGAGGTGCGGATTGACTCCAACTTCCGTGTTGCCGTTGAACATATCGCCGCGAAAGAGACAGACGCTTACGCCCTTGAGGCAGTACCAAATATACCGTGGTCGAAGGTCGGTGGGCTTGAGGAGACTATCCAACGCATTAAGGACACGATTGAACTTCCGATCCTGCACCCTGAGCTTTTTGAACGGTTCCAGTATAACGCCCCGAAAGGTTTCCTGCTTCACGGTCCTCCGGGATGTGGAAAAACGCTCATTGGAAAGGCGACCGCTTACAACTTAACCCAGCGGCTCCGCAGAGAAAGCGGCGAAGATGTTGAAGGGTGTTTCCTACATATCAAGGGTCCTGAGATTCTCAACATGTGGCTCGGTGAATCTGAACGGAAGGTGCGCGAAATTTTTCAGATCGCCCGTGAGAAAAAAGAAGATGGCAAGCTGGCATTTGTCTTTATTGATGAGGCGGAGTCAATATTGGGTACACGACGGGCACTCAGATCCCACAGTATCTCGAACACACTCGTGCCGATGTTTTGTGCAGAGATGGACGGTATTGAATCTCTGCAGGATGTCGTCATTATCTTGGCGACAAACCGTCCTGACCTGATTGACCCTGCTATTTTACGTCCAGGACGTATTGATAGAAAAATTAAAGTAACACGTCCGGATGCAGAGGCTGCGAAAGATATCTTCCGCATCTACCTCACCCCTGAGCTGCCTATCGCTTCGCTCCTTGATGGGAACAACGATGCCGAAATAGGAGAAGGTGAAACACCCCCCGAAGTTATTCCAGCTGAGAAAGCCGTGGCAGATCTTATCGCACAGGTCGTTGATGAGATGTTCCGTGAAGACGAAGACAACCGGTTCCTCGAAGTTTCTCTCAGAAGTGGGAGACGTGATATCCTCTATAAGGGACATCTGTGCAGCGGCGCAATTATTGAATCGATTGTGCAGCGGGCGAAGGAATCCGCACTCAAACGTGCGATTCAGAATCCGGAGAAAGAAAGTGGTATCACACGCGCCGACCTGTTAGACGCACTCGCCGCAGAGTATCGCGAAAGCGAAATCTTCCCGCCGACCGAGGCGACTGAAGACTGGCTCAAGCTCCTTGACTACGATCCGGCGAATGTTGTCAAAGTTACACCTATCAAGGCGGAAAAGCAGGAGCGACGCAAAGCCTCCGGATCGCGCGTCATTTAG
- a CDS encoding proteasome accessory factor PafA2 family protein codes for MERLFGIETEYGITLENEAHIDAVKQSIELIKSYRQEDFRPVWDYRGEDPFRDERGFRANSLSNHPDEKEEEARDRNIKERLSFAEIKSDHILANGARLYNDHAHPEYSTPECSSLFDLVAHDKAGERILQRCAETRSQKLGKRVLLYKNNTDFHGHSYGCHDNYLMAREVPFETLKQGIMPFFITRQIFAGAGKLGIETEAGLATPGHYQLSQRSDFFHVEASVDTMHNRPIVNTRDEPHADASKYRRLHGIAGDANMSEYATALKVGTTALVIALIEQRRIPESLALVNPIDTIKTVSHDQTYRWMVMTAEGKTMSAIDHQRAYLALAQKHLGEAVGLEIDWVLTEWEDTLNALETDPMSLTDRLDWVAKKWLLETFAEEEGVAWDDPWLQSLDLEYHNIDLDEGLYYGIPMRRIVTDEQVDAAVHNPPADTRAYFRGRAVDRFSNAIKAIQWDSITFTVNGRTREINLNALADAAIARQYNEALDQSPNVETLIEKLHQ; via the coding sequence ATGGAAAGACTTTTTGGAATCGAAACTGAATACGGGATAACACTCGAAAATGAAGCGCACATTGATGCTGTCAAGCAGTCGATTGAGCTAATAAAAAGTTATCGACAAGAAGATTTTCGACCCGTGTGGGATTACCGCGGCGAGGATCCGTTTCGAGATGAACGCGGCTTTCGAGCGAATTCGCTTTCCAATCATCCGGATGAGAAGGAAGAGGAAGCGCGCGACCGGAATATTAAAGAACGGCTCTCTTTTGCTGAAATCAAGAGTGATCACATTCTCGCCAACGGGGCGCGACTCTACAACGACCACGCACATCCAGAGTATTCGACGCCTGAATGCAGCAGTCTCTTTGATCTCGTCGCACACGATAAAGCCGGTGAGCGTATCCTTCAACGGTGTGCCGAAACACGCAGTCAGAAACTCGGGAAACGGGTGCTTTTATACAAAAATAATACCGATTTCCATGGGCATAGCTACGGGTGTCATGATAACTATCTAATGGCACGCGAAGTACCGTTTGAAACGCTCAAGCAAGGTATCATGCCGTTCTTTATCACACGCCAGATCTTCGCAGGCGCAGGGAAACTCGGTATTGAAACAGAAGCCGGACTCGCCACCCCAGGCCACTACCAGTTATCTCAACGGTCCGATTTCTTTCACGTCGAGGCGAGTGTGGATACGATGCATAACCGGCCTATCGTCAACACGCGCGATGAACCGCACGCCGATGCATCCAAATATCGGAGGTTACACGGTATCGCTGGGGACGCAAATATGTCCGAATACGCCACAGCACTCAAGGTTGGCACGACGGCACTCGTGATAGCCTTGATTGAACAGCGCAGGATTCCAGAAAGTTTAGCACTCGTCAACCCCATTGATACCATCAAAACTGTATCGCATGATCAGACATATCGTTGGATGGTAATGACGGCAGAGGGGAAAACGATGTCCGCTATCGACCATCAGCGTGCGTACCTCGCCCTCGCACAGAAACATCTCGGTGAAGCCGTAGGGCTTGAAATTGACTGGGTACTCACTGAGTGGGAGGATACCCTCAACGCACTTGAGACGGATCCGATGTCACTCACTGACCGACTTGATTGGGTCGCGAAGAAATGGCTGCTTGAAACGTTTGCTGAGGAAGAGGGAGTCGCCTGGGATGATCCATGGCTCCAAAGTTTGGATTTAGAATATCACAACATCGATCTCGATGAAGGGTTATACTATGGGATTCCGATGCGGCGTATCGTCACGGACGAACAGGTCGATGCTGCGGTCCATAATCCGCCTGCCGACACGCGGGCATACTTTCGCGGACGCGCTGTAGATCGATTCAGCAACGCTATAAAGGCTATCCAGTGGGATAGTATTACCTTTACTGTAAACGGGCGTACCCGCGAAATCAATCTAAATGCCCTCGCTGATGCTGCGATCGCACGTCAATATAACGAGGCGCTTGATCAATCGCCAAACGTTGAGACGCTCATTGAAAAGTTGCATCAATAA
- a CDS encoding ubiquitin-like protein UBact has translation MTAKMIAQLERKQRDTKPIGPGDGDGDNEGPKRQKVSRPDTQELLKRMRRVDKDQSRRYRQRTGE, from the coding sequence ATGACAGCCAAGATGATTGCTCAGCTTGAACGGAAGCAAAGAGACACCAAACCCATCGGACCCGGTGACGGCGATGGCGATAACGAGGGACCCAAACGACAGAAAGTCAGTCGGCCCGATACACAAGAGTTGCTCAAACGGATGCGTCGGGTTGATAAAGACCAGTCCAGACGCTACCGCCAAAGAACGGGGGAGTGA
- a CDS encoding proteasome subunit alpha — MNDKGGFPKEYGKFANHKGDFLNLLKHANYPLKIDVPSETTQHGVDIEIAHSTTVVAVRYKDGVMIAGDRRATAGTSVIYDRAEKVLQIDRHSVLAISGSPAIAYEIARMLEHSFQYFRRSQLQELSLEGKLRMLSRLIRENLPMALQGIGGVIPIFALYDLNAADDENGGKIFFYDALGAHFENVNFATTGSGSIWIRGVLRYLSRFGDTPLREMDERQATITILRLLDTASEYDAATSGYNARAQIFPNVKTVTRTGVEDISDDELETCYAEAQPDAEE, encoded by the coding sequence ATGAACGATAAAGGCGGCTTCCCCAAAGAGTACGGAAAATTTGCGAACCATAAAGGGGACTTCCTAAACCTTTTAAAACACGCAAACTATCCCTTGAAGATAGATGTGCCATCGGAAACCACACAGCACGGGGTTGACATTGAGATAGCACACAGTACGACTGTTGTTGCTGTTCGGTACAAAGATGGCGTTATGATCGCAGGGGACCGGCGTGCTACCGCTGGCACTTCTGTCATCTATGATCGGGCGGAGAAAGTTTTACAGATTGATCGGCATTCTGTGCTCGCTATTTCCGGTTCGCCCGCAATCGCATACGAAATCGCTAGGATGTTAGAGCACTCGTTTCAATACTTTCGCCGCAGCCAGCTCCAGGAATTGAGCCTTGAAGGCAAGCTCCGGATGCTATCGCGACTCATCCGCGAGAATCTGCCGATGGCACTCCAAGGCATTGGAGGCGTTATCCCGATCTTTGCCCTCTACGATTTGAATGCCGCTGATGACGAGAACGGCGGAAAAATTTTTTTCTATGATGCACTCGGTGCACACTTTGAAAACGTCAATTTCGCCACGACCGGTTCCGGCTCCATCTGGATCCGTGGTGTTTTACGTTACCTCTCTCGATTCGGTGATACACCCCTGCGAGAGATGGATGAGCGGCAGGCGACCATCACGATCTTACGTCTCTTGGACACGGCGAGCGAGTACGATGCCGCCACAAGCGGTTACAATGCACGGGCACAAATATTTCCAAACGTCAAAACTGTGACGCGCACCGGTGTTGAAGATATTTCCGATGATGAATTGGAGACCTGTTACGCTGAGGCACAACCAGATGCAGAGGAATAG
- a CDS encoding proteasome accessory factor PafA2 family protein — MDKRIFGIETEFGCMTDAERIRGTSEGVAARVRDYVFDVLELGLRDIHYRDWGEPPGNGGFLYNGGRLYIDMGHLEYATPECGTLFDLIAYDKAIEHVINNILTDTGLPTAFFKNNIDHFTGATFGCHENFQISRDVPFYRVVIPTLMPFFVTRQIYAGAGRVGAYDEMIEFSDFHDELAEQQYYQISQRADHIVTEIYEWIQFSRAIINTRDEPLSDYTKYRRLHLLVGDSNMSEYATALKVGTTALLLSAIETFHEMHGEKLPLPGFELSDPVYAIRHISRDNTFTWRVELKSGKTISAVDLQREYLNFVQALITERDEETEWVLAAWESILDDLEDDWLNVIDRVDWAAKKWLLEAFVDEEKLDWEDPWIKSQDLEYHNIHTESGLYYALEEQGQMQRVVTDEHIQHAIDNAPQDTRAKVRAFLMRTLTQYRMPCIVDWHQIYAGHTEYFEMKEPFETNITKAQRWMKRLRKRPTRT; from the coding sequence ATGGATAAAAGAATTTTTGGGATCGAAACTGAATTCGGATGTATGACGGATGCCGAACGGATTCGTGGCACCTCTGAGGGTGTTGCGGCGCGGGTCCGGGATTACGTCTTCGATGTGTTGGAACTCGGGCTTCGGGATATTCACTACCGAGACTGGGGCGAACCTCCGGGTAACGGCGGGTTCCTATACAATGGGGGACGTCTCTATATTGATATGGGGCATCTGGAGTACGCGACACCCGAATGTGGTACGCTCTTTGATCTCATCGCTTATGATAAAGCCATTGAGCATGTCATCAACAATATCCTGACGGATACAGGGTTACCCACGGCTTTCTTTAAAAATAATATTGATCATTTTACAGGTGCGACCTTTGGATGCCACGAAAACTTCCAAATCAGTCGAGACGTGCCTTTTTACCGGGTCGTCATCCCGACGCTTATGCCCTTCTTCGTTACACGCCAGATTTACGCAGGGGCGGGCAGAGTCGGGGCTTATGATGAAATGATTGAATTCAGCGATTTCCACGACGAGCTTGCCGAGCAACAATACTATCAGATCTCACAGCGCGCCGATCACATCGTCACTGAAATTTATGAATGGATCCAGTTCAGTCGCGCAATCATCAATACGCGAGACGAACCCCTCAGCGATTACACGAAATATCGTCGGCTTCATCTTCTCGTTGGGGATTCCAATATGTCGGAGTACGCAACCGCCCTAAAAGTAGGCACTACCGCACTTTTGCTCTCTGCTATTGAAACATTCCATGAAATGCATGGCGAAAAATTGCCGCTGCCCGGCTTTGAACTCTCTGATCCGGTCTACGCAATTCGACACATCTCGCGCGATAACACCTTCACGTGGCGCGTTGAACTGAAATCGGGAAAGACGATCTCTGCTGTTGATTTGCAAAGAGAGTATCTTAACTTCGTTCAGGCTTTGATTACCGAACGTGACGAAGAAACCGAATGGGTGCTCGCAGCGTGGGAGTCTATCCTTGATGACCTTGAGGATGATTGGCTAAATGTTATAGATCGCGTCGATTGGGCGGCAAAAAAATGGCTGCTTGAAGCTTTTGTTGACGAAGAGAAATTAGATTGGGAAGATCCTTGGATTAAAAGTCAGGATTTGGAATATCATAACATCCATACGGAAAGCGGACTCTACTACGCCTTGGAGGAGCAGGGACAAATGCAGCGGGTTGTCACCGATGAACACATTCAGCACGCTATTGACAACGCACCCCAAGATACCCGTGCCAAAGTCCGAGCGTTCCTCATGCGGACCCTCACCCAGTACAGGATGCCTTGTATCGTCGATTGGCATCAAATCTATGCAGGACACACAGAATATTTTGAGATGAAAGAACCCTTTGAGACGAACATCACGAAAGCACAAAGATGGATGAAAAGGCTACGGAAGCGACCCACGCGAACTTGA
- a CDS encoding DUF1501 domain-containing protein, whose translation MAEDRCVHTDCEGFYRRDFLKAGALGLFGLSLTDLFRLKAHGATTFQGRETATSVILVWLGGGPSHLDMWDLKPDAPEEIRGLFKPISTNVTGIQISEHLPRLAQQTDKLCIIRSMTSPEAAHERGTHYMMTGYQPLPGFAVPGYGAVISKLKEQRSALPPYIAVPAPVAYGGGGFLGASLAPFSPGGNPASRNFKVRDLEPPKGVSFERVERRRSLRQAVDAAFKKYEIGNPATEAVDSFYTSAYDLMSSTDARAAFDLGNEPDKTRDAYQRNTFGQSCLLARRLVEAGVNFVTVSNGGWDNHNNIFSSLPGKLNAFDRTMATLIDDLGDRGLLETTLVLAMGEFGRTPVINRNGGRDHHSRVFSIMLAGGGVRGGQVIGASDPLGMEPAKTPVRPEDLSATLYRCLGIDYNQHLESPDGVRIVLSRGGKPIRGVLA comes from the coding sequence ATGGCAGAAGACAGATGTGTACACACAGATTGTGAGGGATTTTACCGCCGAGATTTTCTCAAAGCCGGTGCCCTCGGTTTGTTCGGTCTCAGTCTCACAGACCTGTTCCGACTCAAAGCGCACGGTGCAACTACATTTCAGGGGAGGGAAACCGCTACCTCTGTTATTCTCGTCTGGTTAGGCGGCGGTCCGAGCCACCTCGATATGTGGGATCTCAAGCCAGATGCACCTGAAGAAATTCGTGGGCTTTTCAAACCGATATCGACAAACGTTACAGGTATTCAGATTAGCGAGCATCTTCCCAGACTCGCACAACAGACCGATAAACTCTGTATTATCCGCTCAATGACCTCTCCAGAGGCGGCACATGAGCGTGGAACACACTATATGATGACAGGTTACCAACCTTTACCAGGTTTTGCTGTCCCCGGATATGGTGCCGTTATCTCCAAGCTCAAAGAACAGCGGAGTGCATTACCGCCCTACATCGCCGTGCCTGCCCCAGTCGCTTATGGGGGTGGTGGATTTTTAGGCGCGTCGCTCGCACCTTTCTCACCTGGCGGAAACCCGGCAAGCCGGAACTTCAAGGTGCGAGATTTAGAACCGCCCAAAGGCGTTTCCTTTGAACGCGTTGAACGCCGCCGTTCATTACGCCAAGCCGTTGACGCCGCCTTTAAGAAATATGAGATAGGCAATCCAGCTACCGAGGCAGTCGATAGTTTCTATACCTCTGCTTACGACTTAATGAGTTCCACCGATGCACGTGCCGCGTTTGATCTCGGCAACGAGCCAGACAAAACGCGTGATGCGTATCAACGGAACACCTTCGGACAAAGTTGTCTCCTTGCCCGAAGGCTCGTTGAGGCAGGTGTTAACTTCGTCACTGTCAGTAACGGCGGATGGGACAACCACAATAATATCTTCTCATCGTTGCCAGGTAAACTCAACGCTTTCGATCGAACAATGGCTACCTTAATCGATGACCTGGGCGATCGCGGATTGTTGGAAACGACCCTCGTTTTGGCTATGGGTGAATTTGGGAGAACCCCTGTCATTAATCGCAACGGCGGACGCGACCACCATTCCCGTGTCTTCTCGATTATGTTAGCGGGCGGTGGCGTCCGAGGCGGACAAGTCATAGGCGCTTCGGATCCACTCGGTATGGAACCCGCGAAAACCCCTGTACGCCCCGAAGATTTGTCAGCAACGCTCTATCGATGCCTCGGCATTGATTATAATCAGCATCTGGAATCGCCGGATGGGGTTCGCATTGTCCTCTCGCGTGGTGGCAAACCCATTCGCGGCGTTCTCGCGTAA